One region of Chitinophaga varians genomic DNA includes:
- a CDS encoding FecR family protein, with product MSDQETKDLLDRVERGDCTPEEKALVEDWYLALCRQQEPVAYDVDYARIKREIWARLKIGRSGSPGAWYLMAAAVAFMSVLSYTMYMQTSDTGRQQDRMMAAIRPGGNKAMLTLSDGTQVPLGNAPDSILAAPGVVAQQNNTGILNYFNTTRQPLKLSGDRPVYNTITTPRGGQYQVVLPDGSRVFLNAESSITYPVPFTGATRRVQLIGEAYFEVAKNQQQPFIVSSLQQTIKVTGTHFNVCCYLHQPDITTLAEGSVEITPLSSSTTHPLKPGQQATLIGNDIEVKAVKAEDVTAWKDGLFVFNGTPLKEVLQQIGRWYDVEFTYSNTLTNSKRFDAEIPRSLNLLQVIKIIETGSKLQFKIDGRKINVQ from the coding sequence ATGAGCGACCAGGAAACCAAAGATTTATTGGACCGTGTGGAACGAGGTGATTGCACGCCGGAGGAGAAGGCACTGGTAGAAGACTGGTACCTTGCACTCTGCCGGCAGCAGGAACCGGTGGCGTATGATGTAGACTACGCCAGGATCAAACGGGAGATCTGGGCCAGGTTGAAGATAGGCAGGAGCGGATCACCCGGTGCATGGTACCTGATGGCCGCGGCGGTAGCTTTTATGTCTGTATTGTCTTACACCATGTATATGCAGACAAGCGACACCGGCCGGCAGCAGGACAGGATGATGGCCGCTATCCGTCCGGGCGGCAACAAAGCCATGCTCACATTATCAGACGGCACGCAGGTGCCGCTGGGCAATGCGCCGGACAGTATCCTGGCAGCGCCCGGAGTGGTCGCACAACAAAACAACACAGGAATTTTGAATTATTTCAATACCACCAGGCAACCATTAAAACTATCGGGAGACCGGCCTGTGTACAATACGATCACCACCCCCCGAGGTGGTCAGTACCAGGTGGTCCTTCCTGATGGCAGCAGGGTTTTCCTGAATGCGGAAAGTAGTATTACGTACCCTGTACCTTTTACAGGCGCTACGCGCCGGGTCCAATTAATTGGCGAAGCATATTTTGAAGTAGCAAAGAATCAACAGCAACCTTTTATTGTCTCCAGCCTGCAACAAACTATCAAGGTGACCGGCACGCATTTCAATGTATGCTGTTATCTCCACCAACCCGACATTACTACACTAGCAGAGGGCAGTGTGGAAATCACGCCCCTCTCCTCATCCACGACCCACCCACTAAAGCCTGGTCAGCAAGCTACCCTGATTGGTAACGACATTGAAGTAAAGGCAGTCAAAGCCGAAGACGTCACCGCCTGGAAAGATGGATTGTTTGTATTTAACGGTACCCCTTTAAAAGAAGTTCTTCAACAAATTGGAAGATGGTACGACGTTGAGTTCACCTACAGCAACACCCTCACGAACAGCAAACGATTTGACGCTGAAATCCCGAGGAGCTTAAACCTCCTGCAAGTCATCAAAATCATTGAAACGGGCAGTAAACTACAATTTAAGATAGACGGTAGGAAAATCAACGTTCAGTAA
- a CDS encoding RNA polymerase sigma factor: protein MSYHELSDSDLVAGYNKGIVECFTEIYNRYWAILYRHALRMLRDECSSQDVVQETFHSLIRHGSIQETIPLRLFLYTTVRNRIINNYRREKVREKYLSSLRNHVCASECTEIQVRERELQRQIEVEISRLPERMRLTFELSRKQHCDYKTIAERTSTSTETVRKQIHNAIRILRTKLSYF from the coding sequence ATGAGTTACCATGAATTAAGTGACAGTGATCTGGTTGCCGGTTATAACAAGGGCATCGTTGAATGTTTCACAGAGATTTACAACCGTTATTGGGCGATTCTGTACCGTCATGCGTTGCGGATGCTTCGTGATGAGTGTTCATCCCAGGACGTGGTACAGGAGACTTTCCATTCATTAATTCGTCATGGCAGTATCCAGGAAACGATACCATTGCGGTTGTTCCTGTATACTACGGTGCGTAACCGTATTATCAATAACTACCGCCGGGAGAAGGTGCGGGAGAAGTACCTGTCTTCGTTGAGGAACCATGTTTGCGCATCGGAGTGTACGGAGATACAGGTACGGGAGCGGGAGTTACAGCGGCAGATAGAGGTGGAGATCTCGCGTTTACCGGAGCGTATGCGGCTGACTTTTGAGCTGAGCCGCAAGCAGCATTGTGATTACAAGACCATTGCTGAGCGTACCAGTACATCTACCGAGACGGTGCGTAAGCAGATCCACAATGCCATCAGGATCTTGCGGACGAAGCTGAGTTACTTCTAA
- a CDS encoding dihydrofolate reductase family protein has protein sequence MRKVIVSMNLSLDGFMSGRQRELDWHLASWGADMSERLTRDLTGADTLLLGRNTYEAMAAYWQRVEIDSFFPREDIAYAVMLNTTQKVVYSRTLSVLPWSNSRQAKGDLRRVVATLKEPRPGPEKNILVYGSGQLVGALGDLGLVDEYHLWVHPVVLGQGMPMFSGGPDKVSMTLEQMQTFRSGVVWFRYIVNKNPFLPVTP, from the coding sequence ATGAGGAAAGTAATAGTATCGATGAACCTTTCGCTGGACGGGTTTATGTCCGGCCGGCAGCGGGAGCTGGACTGGCATCTGGCCAGCTGGGGCGCTGACATGAGCGAGCGGCTTACGCGGGACCTTACCGGGGCAGACACGCTGTTGCTGGGCAGGAACACCTATGAAGCCATGGCAGCCTATTGGCAGCGGGTGGAGATAGATTCCTTTTTTCCGCGGGAAGATATAGCCTATGCCGTGATGCTGAACACTACGCAGAAGGTGGTGTATTCGCGGACGCTGAGCGTGTTGCCGTGGAGCAACAGCCGGCAGGCGAAGGGTGATCTTCGGCGGGTGGTGGCCACGTTGAAGGAGCCGCGGCCTGGTCCGGAGAAGAACATTCTCGTATATGGGAGTGGGCAGCTGGTGGGCGCATTAGGTGATCTCGGGCTGGTGGACGAATACCATCTTTGGGTACATCCGGTAGTGTTAGGCCAGGGTATGCCGATGTTTTCCGGCGGGCCTGACAAGGTATCGATGACGCTGGAGCAGATGCAGACGTTCCGTTCCGGGGTGGTCTGGTTCAGGTATATTGTCAACAAAAATCCGTTTCTCCCCGTCACGCCATAA
- a CDS encoding VOC family protein encodes MKNEQKITPFLWFNDNAEDAINFYKGIFKNAEVGGINRYPAGAPLPEGTLMTATFQLEDLSFVALNGGPHFTFTEAVSFVISTETQEETDHYWNSLIADGGQEGQCGWLKDKFGLSWQVVPTLLARLLGAADRQKAGRAMQAMMGMKKLDMQGLQDAFDGK; translated from the coding sequence ATGAAAAACGAGCAAAAAATTACGCCTTTTCTCTGGTTCAATGACAATGCAGAAGATGCTATCAATTTTTACAAAGGTATTTTCAAAAATGCGGAAGTGGGAGGTATCAACCGTTATCCCGCCGGCGCGCCGCTGCCTGAAGGCACCCTGATGACCGCCACTTTCCAGCTGGAGGACCTGTCGTTCGTGGCCCTGAATGGCGGACCTCATTTCACTTTTACTGAAGCGGTTTCTTTCGTGATTTCCACAGAAACGCAGGAAGAGACCGATCATTACTGGAACAGTCTTATTGCTGACGGCGGCCAAGAGGGGCAGTGCGGCTGGCTGAAAGATAAGTTTGGCCTGTCGTGGCAGGTGGTCCCTACCCTGTTGGCCCGTTTACTGGGGGCGGCAGACCGTCAGAAAGCAGGCCGTGCCATGCAGGCCATGATGGGCATGAAGAAGCTGGACATGCAGGGCTTACAGGACGCTTTTGACGGAAAATAA
- a CDS encoding GlxA family transcriptional regulator has product MKHVSILVLNDAVMASIVDPHMMLNGVNGFLEDAGKPPAFKLQLLGLTPMVKQYNGLFSVHTDKMLKEVKRTDLVIIPAIAGDFEATLYKNREFIPWIIHQYKENGADVASLCSGAFMLAATGLLNGLECSSHWASANLFRQLFPEVELVNGRIVTEQDGLFSSGGANSYWNLLLHLVEKYTDRETAIMASKVYALDIDRTSQSPFTMFSGQKKHEDAPIRQAQEYIEANIHQRISVEELSDRFAIGRRHFVRRFKKATDNTPLEYIQRVRMEAAKKKLESSRMNINEVMYEVGYSDSKAFRAIFKKLTGMLPADYRMKYNKEAAVEVSRR; this is encoded by the coding sequence ATGAAACATGTATCCATCCTAGTGCTCAATGACGCCGTGATGGCCAGTATTGTAGATCCTCACATGATGCTCAACGGCGTCAATGGCTTTCTCGAAGATGCGGGCAAGCCGCCCGCCTTTAAACTGCAGCTGCTGGGCCTCACGCCCATGGTAAAACAATATAATGGCCTGTTCAGCGTACACACCGATAAAATGCTGAAAGAGGTAAAACGTACAGACCTGGTTATTATCCCGGCTATCGCCGGGGATTTTGAAGCTACCTTATATAAAAACAGGGAATTCATCCCCTGGATCATCCACCAATATAAAGAAAATGGCGCAGATGTGGCCAGCCTCTGTTCCGGCGCTTTTATGCTGGCCGCCACCGGCCTGCTCAACGGCCTCGAATGTTCCAGTCACTGGGCCTCGGCCAACCTGTTCCGACAACTCTTCCCGGAAGTGGAGCTGGTCAATGGCCGCATCGTAACGGAGCAGGACGGCCTCTTCTCCAGCGGCGGCGCCAATTCCTACTGGAACCTGCTGCTGCACCTGGTGGAGAAATACACCGACCGCGAAACAGCTATCATGGCGTCTAAAGTATACGCCCTGGACATAGACCGCACCAGCCAGTCGCCCTTTACCATGTTCAGCGGGCAAAAGAAACATGAAGACGCCCCCATCCGCCAGGCGCAGGAATATATTGAAGCCAATATCCACCAGCGTATTTCGGTAGAGGAACTGTCCGACCGCTTCGCCATCGGCCGCCGCCACTTTGTACGCCGCTTTAAAAAGGCGACGGACAATACGCCACTGGAATATATCCAGCGGGTACGCATGGAAGCGGCTAAAAAGAAACTGGAATCCAGCCGCATGAACATCAATGAGGTGATGTACGAAGTGGGATATTCTGACAGTAAGGCTTTTCGTGCTATCTTTAAAAAACTAACGGGCATGCTGCCGGCAGACTACCGCATGAAATACAATAAAGAAGCGGCGGTGGAAGTCAGCAGACGTTAG
- a CDS encoding helix-turn-helix transcriptional regulator — protein sequence MMEQLGSGTFLGKNKVNYHLSGIILSETVYHAAVSEEWHHHANPHCSLVLEGGNLEHRRFSQQEVLPGKLVRYASGEEHRNLQTLHPSRNLNLEVEPAFWRTYGLPESSWDTLPEHALQLAVLNLYKECTLLPGHDTLAHTILLQHWGPPVRAGKGTPSWVARLQQLLHDRWDAPLSLNLLAEEIGIHPVTLSKYFPVYFQGTMAEYLRKIKVGKSLALVRDKKQSLTAIALQCGFFDQSHFIRNFKQYTGYLPGAFRKL from the coding sequence ATGATGGAACAACTCGGCAGCGGCACCTTTCTGGGTAAAAACAAAGTCAATTACCATCTTTCCGGCATCATCCTGTCGGAAACAGTATACCATGCCGCCGTGTCGGAAGAATGGCACCACCACGCCAATCCTCATTGTTCGTTGGTGCTGGAAGGCGGTAACCTTGAACACCGCCGCTTCAGCCAGCAGGAGGTGCTACCCGGCAAACTGGTCCGCTATGCCTCCGGTGAAGAACACCGCAACCTGCAAACACTGCACCCTTCCCGAAATCTCAATCTCGAAGTGGAACCTGCTTTCTGGAGAACCTACGGGCTGCCGGAAAGCAGCTGGGACACCCTGCCTGAACATGCGCTGCAACTGGCCGTGCTGAACCTGTATAAAGAATGTACGCTGCTGCCGGGACATGATACGCTGGCACATACGATCTTGCTGCAACACTGGGGCCCGCCGGTCAGGGCTGGCAAGGGAACGCCCTCATGGGTGGCCCGGTTGCAACAATTACTGCATGACCGCTGGGATGCTCCGCTCTCGCTCAACCTCCTGGCCGAAGAAATCGGGATACATCCGGTAACGCTCTCCAAATATTTCCCGGTGTATTTTCAGGGCACTATGGCCGAGTATCTCCGGAAAATAAAAGTGGGCAAATCACTGGCACTGGTCCGGGATAAAAAACAATCGCTTACCGCTATCGCCCTGCAATGCGGGTTCTTCGACCAAAGCCATTTTATCCGCAATTTCAAACAATACACGGGCTACCTGCCTGGTGCTTTCCGTAAGTTGTAA
- a CDS encoding S41 family peptidase, giving the protein MKKWYALMAFGLCLSTAYGQMVTPAEKQAVIRQAAQLLEQHYVYPDKGKTLAAALLQQEKQLAQGTDSVHVFARAVTGLLRKTVKDGHVFLRYNPEMIKELKAPPAKGDSAKDPFHYDERAVNMNFGFAETKILPGAVGYIRLSEINLSPNSVDILKAAMVFVQHTKALVLDLRDNGGGGSAVGLVLEGYFVKDGTPLLEVKSRDGKNELMKAQALSGIKPYEKPLYILVNDHTASAAEAIAFELQHLKRAVIVGQRSAGGAHMNEVYPANDRFLLSVSVAAPVFPGTDHSWELTGVQPDIVTTNREEDLPAVLGLIKKDNDTAQK; this is encoded by the coding sequence ATGAAAAAATGGTATGCCCTGATGGCGTTTGGCCTGTGCCTGTCAACAGCCTATGGGCAAATGGTAACTCCCGCTGAAAAACAGGCGGTGATCAGGCAGGCGGCACAACTGCTGGAACAGCATTATGTGTATCCCGATAAAGGCAAAACACTGGCAGCGGCGCTGCTGCAACAGGAAAAACAACTGGCGCAGGGAACAGATAGCGTGCATGTCTTTGCCAGGGCTGTCACCGGCCTCCTGCGGAAGACCGTGAAAGACGGCCATGTATTCCTGCGCTACAACCCGGAGATGATCAAAGAGCTGAAAGCGCCGCCGGCAAAGGGGGATAGCGCTAAAGACCCGTTTCATTACGATGAAAGGGCGGTCAATATGAATTTCGGTTTTGCGGAGACGAAGATATTGCCTGGCGCTGTCGGGTATATCCGCTTGTCAGAAATTAACCTGTCGCCCAACAGCGTGGACATACTGAAAGCCGCGATGGTATTCGTGCAGCATACAAAAGCGCTGGTATTGGACCTGCGCGACAATGGGGGAGGCGGCAGCGCTGTCGGCCTGGTGCTGGAAGGGTATTTTGTAAAAGACGGCACCCCGTTGCTGGAAGTGAAAAGCCGGGATGGAAAAAATGAGTTGATGAAAGCCCAGGCGCTGAGCGGTATCAAACCTTATGAGAAGCCGTTGTATATCCTGGTCAATGATCATACGGCATCTGCAGCAGAGGCCATCGCTTTTGAACTGCAACACCTGAAACGGGCGGTGATCGTAGGACAGCGCTCTGCCGGCGGTGCGCATATGAATGAAGTTTATCCGGCGAACGACCGCTTTCTGCTGTCGGTGTCTGTAGCGGCGCCGGTATTCCCGGGCACGGACCACAGCTGGGAGCTGACAGGCGTACAGCCGGACATTGTCACCACTAACCGGGAAGAGGACTTACCTGCGGTACTGGGGTTGATAAAAAAGGACAACGATACCGCACAAAAATGA
- a CDS encoding dihydrofolate reductase family protein, protein MRKLILQMQVSVDGFVADTDGDTGWLVSDWDQPLKDYVLALTAPVDLILIGRKLAHEFIPAWSARAGDPDIADVYTHRMNDLDKMVFSRTQTEHGWKNTVLVNEDLTEEVARLKKSPGGDIITYGGSSFAASLIQAHLIDEFHLFVNPVAIGKGQSIFHLLDQHLPVKLVSATSFLCGIVVLFYQPQYRR, encoded by the coding sequence ATGAGAAAGCTGATATTGCAAATGCAGGTGAGCGTAGACGGCTTCGTGGCCGATACCGACGGAGATACCGGCTGGCTGGTCAGCGACTGGGACCAGCCCCTGAAAGATTATGTACTGGCCCTTACCGCCCCGGTAGATCTTATCCTGATAGGCCGCAAACTGGCCCACGAATTCATTCCTGCGTGGTCTGCCCGCGCCGGCGATCCCGATATCGCCGACGTATATACGCATCGCATGAATGACCTCGACAAAATGGTCTTCTCCCGCACACAAACGGAACATGGCTGGAAGAACACGGTGCTTGTGAACGAAGACCTGACCGAAGAAGTAGCCCGGCTAAAAAAATCCCCCGGAGGCGATATTATCACCTACGGGGGAAGCAGTTTCGCCGCCAGCCTTATACAGGCACATCTGATCGACGAGTTTCATTTATTCGTTAATCCGGTGGCCATTGGTAAAGGCCAGTCTATTTTTCATCTGCTGGACCAGCATTTGCCCGTAAAGCTGGTCAGCGCCACATCATTTTTGTGCGGTATCGTTGTCCTTTTTTATCAACCCCAGTACCGCAGGTAA
- a CDS encoding MFS transporter, which produces MKSKERIPVGFITPLVLGTMMNPLNSTMLATALTTICQSFGRNISDGALLITPLYLTSTIGQPLMGRLADLYSPKKVNQLGFLLVLLAGITGTVAPTFDWLIVSRVLLGLGTSAAYPSAIALVNRRYAAAGEAVPGGVLGIIAVSGLGSMVLGPALGGLLSETFGWKGIFFINIPWVLVSLWLARALPDTPPAAPVSIRELPQKLDIVGILLFSGMLLNLLLLLLHHSFSPGGTLLLGMLLTLLILWERKQDSPFIDVRLFVQQPSLLLVYLSAMATSYVMYLMLFSLPQWMEHVKQISPARTGLLLLPMSLVSAVAGLLISRHNSLLVKNVAGVGCMIAACAALFFVHADIPIYLLTGITLLVGLSTGINPIANQAWLHEEAPAGRTGVSFGLYRTFGYIGAIVSGSQMKTLYQQGVTDNSFHTVVWFTTASCVLMVLLLLPSISRKKELSLR; this is translated from the coding sequence GTGAAAAGTAAAGAACGTATACCCGTCGGGTTTATCACTCCGCTGGTGCTAGGCACCATGATGAACCCGCTCAACTCCACCATGCTGGCCACCGCGCTAACGACCATCTGCCAGTCCTTTGGCCGCAATATCAGCGACGGCGCCCTGTTGATCACACCGCTGTACCTCACCTCTACCATCGGGCAACCGCTCATGGGAAGACTGGCCGACCTGTACAGCCCTAAAAAAGTAAACCAGCTGGGATTCCTGCTGGTGCTGCTGGCCGGTATTACCGGCACCGTAGCACCTACTTTTGACTGGCTCATCGTGTCCCGTGTGTTATTGGGCCTTGGCACCTCTGCCGCCTACCCTTCTGCCATTGCGCTGGTCAACCGGAGATATGCAGCGGCCGGCGAAGCGGTGCCCGGTGGCGTACTGGGCATCATTGCCGTGTCCGGCCTGGGCAGCATGGTACTGGGGCCGGCACTGGGAGGCCTGCTATCAGAGACATTCGGCTGGAAAGGCATTTTCTTCATCAACATTCCCTGGGTACTGGTATCACTCTGGCTGGCAAGGGCGTTGCCCGACACGCCGCCGGCAGCACCGGTCAGTATCCGGGAACTGCCGCAGAAACTGGATATCGTCGGCATCCTGCTGTTCAGCGGTATGTTGCTCAACCTGCTGTTGCTGTTATTGCACCACTCCTTTTCACCCGGAGGCACGCTGCTATTAGGTATGTTGTTAACATTGCTCATCCTCTGGGAAAGAAAACAGGACAGCCCTTTCATAGATGTACGTTTATTTGTGCAACAGCCTTCGCTGCTGCTGGTATACCTGAGTGCGATGGCCACCAGCTACGTGATGTACCTGATGTTGTTTTCCCTGCCACAATGGATGGAGCATGTAAAACAGATTTCGCCCGCACGTACCGGCCTTTTGTTATTGCCGATGTCATTAGTGTCTGCTGTCGCAGGCTTACTCATCTCCCGGCATAACAGCCTGCTGGTGAAAAACGTGGCCGGCGTTGGTTGTATGATCGCCGCATGTGCGGCCCTGTTCTTCGTTCACGCAGACATACCGATATACCTGTTGACCGGCATCACCCTGCTGGTGGGCCTGTCTACCGGCATCAATCCTATTGCCAATCAGGCATGGCTACACGAAGAAGCGCCGGCAGGACGCACCGGTGTTTCGTTTGGGCTTTACCGTACTTTCGGTTATATCGGCGCGATTGTATCCGGGTCACAAATGAAAACATTGTACCAACAGGGAGTGACAGACAACAGTTTTCACACCGTAGTATGGTTCACCACGGCCAGCTGTGTGCTGATGGTCTTACTGCTGCTACCGTCCATCAGCCGGAAAAAGGAGCTGTCATTGCGGTAG
- a CDS encoding isochorismatase family protein, whose translation MITRIDKNTALVLIDLQTGIFSRQTAHPVKDVIHNAAQLAAAFRKAGLPVIVVNVNPIGSPAMLVRADVNNGLPKDPAAQQQQLEAMKAGGFFDIAPEINVQPEDIRITKGTWSAFPNTPLLGILRERNITNIVLAGVSTSIGVEGTARSANENGFNITFATDAMTDTQLACHENSLHYIFPRIGETGTTADILHHLNLREK comes from the coding sequence ATGATCACGCGTATCGACAAAAACACTGCCCTCGTGCTCATTGATTTACAGACAGGCATTTTCAGCCGTCAAACGGCGCATCCGGTGAAAGACGTTATTCACAACGCTGCTCAGCTGGCAGCGGCCTTCCGCAAAGCGGGCCTGCCTGTGATAGTTGTCAATGTAAACCCCATCGGCTCGCCTGCCATGCTGGTACGTGCTGATGTCAACAACGGACTGCCTAAAGATCCCGCGGCACAGCAGCAACAGCTGGAAGCCATGAAAGCCGGCGGCTTCTTCGACATCGCGCCGGAAATTAACGTGCAACCGGAAGACATCCGTATCACCAAAGGCACATGGAGCGCTTTTCCAAATACGCCATTGCTTGGCATCCTGCGCGAACGCAACATCACCAACATTGTGCTGGCAGGCGTTTCCACCAGTATTGGCGTGGAAGGCACCGCCAGAAGCGCCAACGAAAACGGATTCAATATCACCTTCGCCACCGACGCCATGACAGACACACAACTGGCCTGCCACGAAAACAGCCTGCATTACATCTTCCCCCGCATCGGTGAAACAGGTACCACAGCAGATATCCTGCATCATCTGAATTTACGTGAAAAGTAA
- a CDS encoding MarR family winged helix-turn-helix transcriptional regulator → MDSFATASSLRLSISNLNKRLRKQVYSTEGFSLSELSTLSYVYQQGAMFPSELAELVKVKNQSMSQILNSLETGGLITRTQSPEDKRKMSVTITPKGKKMVEKTRHERDEWLAEAIEQTLSKEEKKLLTTVLPLLNKIADYK, encoded by the coding sequence ATGGACAGTTTCGCCACCGCCTCTTCCTTACGTCTTAGCATCTCCAACCTCAACAAGCGGCTGCGCAAGCAGGTATATTCCACAGAAGGGTTCTCGCTCAGCGAGTTATCAACACTTTCCTATGTATACCAGCAGGGCGCCATGTTTCCGTCAGAACTGGCAGAGCTGGTAAAGGTGAAAAACCAGTCCATGTCGCAGATACTTAACAGCCTTGAAACGGGAGGGCTCATTACCCGCACACAATCGCCGGAAGACAAGCGTAAGATGAGCGTGACCATCACCCCCAAAGGGAAAAAGATGGTAGAAAAAACCCGGCATGAACGGGACGAATGGCTGGCCGAAGCGATTGAACAGACATTATCGAAAGAAGAGAAAAAATTGCTGACAACGGTACTGCCGCTGCTCAACAAAATTGCAGACTATAAATAA
- a CDS encoding glycoside hydrolase family 16 protein, with protein sequence MPVPAYLQKNARSQQQWQLIWEDNFNGSTLDTTKWTRIPPNGADWGKHMTSDDRCYVLKDGYLYLRGINNPDTTKDPRPFLTGGIYSKGKFAFQYGKVEIRAKLECAQGAWPAIWMLAENNKYGAYPRNGEIDIMEHLNYDSIIYQTTHSYYTLDLKQTQNPPHGGTAALLNNEFNVFGINWSPDKIVFLINGRETFTYPRVEGVDPSQWPYDQPFYLLIDQQLGGTWVGKVNPDDLPVQMIVDWVKVYQ encoded by the coding sequence TTGCCAGTACCTGCGTACCTTCAAAAAAATGCGCGTTCCCAGCAGCAATGGCAGCTGATATGGGAAGATAACTTCAACGGCTCTACGCTGGATACTACCAAGTGGACACGCATCCCACCCAACGGGGCCGACTGGGGCAAACACATGACCAGCGATGACCGCTGCTATGTCCTGAAAGACGGGTACCTGTACCTCCGCGGTATCAATAATCCCGACACCACGAAAGACCCGAGACCCTTCCTGACCGGCGGCATCTATAGCAAAGGGAAATTCGCTTTCCAATACGGGAAAGTGGAAATCCGCGCTAAGCTGGAATGCGCCCAGGGCGCCTGGCCCGCTATCTGGATGCTGGCAGAAAACAATAAATACGGCGCCTATCCCCGCAACGGAGAGATCGACATCATGGAACATCTCAACTACGACAGCATCATCTATCAGACCACGCACTCCTATTATACACTGGACCTGAAACAGACCCAAAATCCTCCCCACGGCGGTACAGCGGCATTGCTGAACAATGAGTTCAATGTCTTTGGCATCAACTGGTCCCCGGATAAGATCGTATTTCTCATTAATGGCAGGGAAACATTCACGTATCCACGGGTGGAAGGCGTAGACCCGTCGCAATGGCCTTATGATCAGCCTTTTTATTTGTTGATTGATCAACAGCTGGGCGGCACCTGGGTCGGTAAGGTAAATCCGGATGATCTGCCTGTGCAGATGATTGTGGACTGGGTGAAGGTGTATCAGTAA